One Candidatus Tectomicrobia bacterium genomic window carries:
- a CDS encoding GIY-YIG nuclease family protein: protein MPVFHVYVMTNEARQLFIGATSNLAQRVYEHKNGLVSAYCTRHGIARLVYFEEARSPQAAVEREQQIKSWLRKRKVELIESINPTWHDLAQGWMDAGSKPDVPEPAP, encoded by the coding sequence ATGCCTGTTTTCCACGTCTACGTCATGACGAACGAGGCCCGCCAGCTCTTCATCGGCGCCACGAGCAACCTCGCGCAGCGCGTGTACGAGCACAAGAACGGCCTCGTCTCCGCCTACTGCACGCGGCACGGCATCGCGCGGCTGGTCTATTTCGAGGAGGCCCGGAGCCCCCAGGCCGCCGTCGAGCGCGAGCAGCAGATCAAGAGCTGGCTGAGGAAGCGCAAGGTCGAGCTCATCGAGTCCATCAACCCCACCTGGCACGACCTCGCCCAGGGCTGGATGGACGCCGGTTCCAAGCCGGACGTCCCCGAACCCGCCCCGTAG
- the mscL gene encoding large conductance mechanosensitive channel protein MscL encodes MAFKNPAPARRAHSLLEEFKRFAFKGNVIDLAVAVIIGAAFTKITDSLVKHVLMPLAGVLLPAQRGYLAWKLNVAGQEIPYGLFIGEALNFLIVSLALFLFIVKFLGWLARSRTEEAAPPPALTKDQELLAEIRDLLKRGTGQS; translated from the coding sequence ATGGCCTTCAAGAACCCGGCCCCGGCCCGGAGAGCCCATTCGCTGCTGGAGGAGTTCAAGCGCTTCGCCTTCAAGGGCAACGTCATCGACCTGGCCGTCGCCGTCATCATCGGCGCGGCCTTCACCAAGATCACCGATTCCCTGGTCAAGCACGTCCTCATGCCCCTCGCCGGGGTCCTCCTTCCCGCCCAGCGGGGCTACCTGGCCTGGAAGCTCAATGTCGCGGGCCAGGAGATCCCCTACGGCCTCTTCATCGGCGAAGCGCTGAACTTCCTCATCGTCTCACTCGCCCTCTTCCTCTTCATCGTCAAGTTCCTCGGCTGGCTCGCCCGCTCCCGCACGGAGGAGGCCGCTCCCCCGCCCGCCCTGACCAAGGACCAGGAATTGCTCGCCGAGATCCGGGATTTGCTGAAACGGGGCACGGGGCAGTCGTAG